Sequence from the Candidatus Pantoea soli genome:
GCCCGATCCTTACCCCTTGATGCCGGCGCAGAATTTGGGTTCAATGATTTTTCAACCGACACACCTGCCGTAAAAGTCTTTGTGCAAACGAAGAAAAAGAGGCGGGCACCCGGTTCGTCACCGACGATAAAGGAAAAAGATGGACAACGCAGCCTTCAAAGCAGTGATAAACCTGTATGAAAGACATGCTCAGGCCTTTGCGGCTCTGCGCCCGGTCAGTTTGACAGAACGGCCGTGGCTTGACAGGTTTATCCGCTATCTTCCTGCCGGCGGGCATGTGCTTGATATCGGCTGCGGCACGGGTTCGCCCGTGGCGGAATATTTACTGGGTCAGGGTTTCAGGGTCACAGGCATTGACTCCTCTCCTTCCATGATTGCCTTGTGCAGAGATAAATTTCCGCAAGCCAGCTGGAAAGTGGCTGACATGCGCCAGCTGGACCTGGGAAAAACCTTCGACGGTATTCTGGCGTGGGACAGCTTCTTTCATCTGTGCCAGAGTGATCAGCGTGACATGTTCGCGCTTTTCTCAGCCCACGCCCGCCCCGGTACAGTGTTAATGTTCAATACCGGCCCGGAAGCAGGCGAAGCCTTTGGTCAGTTTCAGGGAGAAACCCTGGCGCACGCCAGCCTGTCGCCTGAGGAGTATGCCTCACTGATGCAGGATTATGATTTTCAGATAGTCCGGCATAGTGCAGAAGATAAAGCGTGTAACGGCCGCACGCTGTGGCTTGCGGTCAAATCGGTGCCCGGCCAGCCGGACTGAGGAGCGGCGAAAAACCGTTGCTACGGACTGCCGTACCGGTTTCCGCGCATGGCGCCCCTGCCCCGGAAGCAAGCCTGCCCGCCAGTGAGATACGTCAGGGACAAACAACGGGATTGCGGTAAAACGCCAGTTGACTGCCTGTTCGGGGGCAGACGCAATGATCAACGCTCGTTAGAGCGACTCAGTTATCTTCACTTGCGCGGAATTACCCGGTCGCGTATGAGGGCTGATCGTTCAGAAACAATCCCGTCGCGGTTAAGCGAGCAACAGCAGCGCCTTTTAACCGGGGATATCAGGGAATCACTCCCCGGAAACAGCCAGTGATCAGCGCGCAGCGTCAGAAAGCGGTGTGCTGTGTGCAGCAGCCACACGAGCATGCAGGAAATCGATAAACGCCCGCACTTTTTCCGGCACGTGGCGCGTATTTGGGTAAAGCGCGTAGATGCCCTGCCGCGGAAAATGATGATCGGGCAGTACCTGAACCAACCTACCCTTCGCGATTTCATCCTGTACCAGCCAGGCGGGCAGGATCGCCACGCCCGCTCCGGCTAAAGCAAAAGCCAGCAAAGATGCCGCGCTGTCAGCCATGACCCTGGCGGAATGACTGGCGTTTAACAGCACATTTTCCCCGTCCGGTGCGGTCACCTGCCAGCTGAGTGGCGTTGATAAGCGGCTGTGCGCAATCCATTTTGCTGCCGCAAGTTGCGCAAGATTGCGGATTGACGGTACAGCAAGGGTGTTGAGATAACGCGGCGCGGCGACTGCCAGAATGTCAAACTGATCGATGAGACGGGCGTGGTGGCTGGAATCAGCCAGATGACCCAGTCGGATAGCCACATCAAAGCGGCCGGTTATAAGATCGTCGTTTTTCGATGAGGAAACGTGCTGGATACGTAACTGTGGATGTTTTGCCGCAAAGTCAGCGAGTGCCGGGACAATGACGCGAACGCCATACTCGGCGGTCGTGGTAATTCTGAGTAGGCCGCTTAATCCGGCGTGATCGCTACGCACCTCCTCCAGCGCGCTTTCGGCATCCTGCAGCAGCTGAAGGCAGCGATGGTAGAACCGTTCGCCGCTATCGGTAGGGGAAACCCGCCGGGTGCTTCTGGTGAGCAGTGAAACGCTCAGCGCTTCCTCAAGCTGTTTGATATTAAAACTGACCACGGCTTTGGTCAGTCCCAGCGTCTGCGCTGCGCCGGTAAAACTGCCCGCCTCCACTACCGCGACAAACATGCCCAGTCGTTGCAGATTGATCATCCCGTCCTCTTTTCACAGGGTTATTGTCAAACCAGATTTGACAGTGTAACAACCGGCAGTGAATTTATCCCGGTTATCGTTGACCCTATACTGCGCACATCATGCTGACCTGTCTGAGAAAAAAATGTCTTATCGTGTGCGCGTAGCCAGTGTGTATCTGCTGGGGTTTTTTATCGATCTTGTGAACATGTTTATCGCCAGTGTGGCTTATCCGGATATCGGCCGACGTTTTGCTGCCTCTGTCAGCCAGCTGGCGTGGATAAGTAATGGCTATATTCTGGGCCTGACACTGGTCATTCCTATGAGCAGCTGGCTGGCAAGGCGGATGGGGGCGAAACGCCTGTTTATGCTGTCACTGGCGATGTTTATTGTGAGTACCTGCGGCGTGGGTGCGTCAGCGTCTGTTGCACAACTCATCACGTGGCGCTGGTTGCAGGGTATCGGTGGCGGGCTGCTGATCCCTGTCGGCCAGACAATGACCTGGGCCTTGTATCAGAGCCATGAGCGCGCCAGATTATCTTCAGTGGTGATGCTGGTTGCCCTGCTCGCCCCCGCCCTCTCACCCGCTATCGGCGGAATGCTGGTGGAGAGCCTGAGCTGGCGCTGGGTGTTTCTGCTCAGCCTTCCCCTCGCCATCGTGACGCTGGTGCTGGCAGGTTTGTGGCTTAAGCCGGTTCGCCCGCAGACATCATCCGAACCGTTGGATCTGGTGGGATTAGTCAGCGGCTGTGCTGCGCTCACGCTGATCCTGCTGGGACTGACCTGCGTGGGTGAAGCAGGCCAGCCCGGTCAGGGCTCGCTGATGCTGCTGGCCGGGCTTATCACGCTGGCTGGCTATATCAGAAACGCGCTTAAAAAGCGTCATCCACTGATTAACCTGCATCTGGCGAAGGAGCCGCTGTTACATACTGCGATGCTGATTTATCTGTTCATCCCCGGTGTGTTTACCGGCGTCAGTATGCTTACCATGCTCTATCTGCAAAACCAGCTGGGCCTGCACGCCAGCTTTGCCGGCGCCCTTATGCTGCCCTGGTCACTGGCCTCGTTTGCCGCCATCAGCCTGACGGGTAAAAGGTTCAACCGCTGGGGGCCGCGTCCACTTTTTATCGCCGGCAGCCTGATACAGGCTTCCGGTATTGGGATGCTGGCGCTGACAGGCCAGACAGCAGACGCCATGCTGTGCGTGCTGGCTTTCGCCGTGATGGGTTTTGGTGGCAGCTTGTGTAGCAGCACGGCGCAAAGTTCTGCTTTTCTCCACATTGCCGATCGCGAACTTGCCGATGCCAGCGCGCTGTGGAATATCAATCGGCAGCTCAGCTTTTGTCTCGGCGTGACGCTGGTCAGTCTGCTGTTCAGTCTGATGGCGAAGACGGGTATGCCTGCTGAACACGCCTTTCATCTTTGCTTTGTCATAGCGGCCTGCAGTGCTGTCATTCCGGTCCTGTGCGCGCTCCGCATCGCCAATCACAACGTCGTACTTATGCTTAATAAGGAGCCGAAATGAATCCGTATTTTCAGGAAGTGCTGGATGCCCATCAGTTAATTCAGGAATGGCTGGGCAATAAAGAGGCAAAAGAGGAAGTGTGTGAAACTCTTTTAGCGCGTTTTAGCCCGGCATACTCCATGGTGACAATGGGCGGCGGGCTGCTGGATTACCCGAAGGTTAACGCCTTTTTTCGCACTCAGCGCGGTGCCCGTCCTGGCCTGAAGATCGGGATCAGTGACATGCGGATTATGGCTGCCAGCGACCATGGCGCAACGGTTGTCTATAGAGAGACGCAGCAACTTCCCGGTGAGAGTCCGACGCTGCGTTTTTCAACGGTGGTGTTTGAAGCAAAGCAGAACGGCCGCGTTATCTGGCGCCACCTGCAGGAGACAGCCATACCGCAATCATAAAATGCCTTGTTTATGATGAGCGAAGGGCCCTCTGCGCATGCCAGTCGATAAAGTATGCCGGTGCCTGATGCGTCATAACACACTCAGATAAACAGGGGTACCAGCGCCTATACGGCTGGCTGTCGAAGCGGATGGTCAGTCAGGCGGGCCGAAAAAACCGTTCTTTCGGCCCGTACGGGGCTGCCCCGCGTGGCGCCCCCTGCGTCCGGAAGTAACCCTGCCTGCCAGTGGGATGTGTCAGGGATAAGCAGCAGAATCGTGGTAAAAAGCAGAGTGACTGCGTGCCGCCTGCTCAGCGGCAGACGCAACCATCGACAGTGGTCTGTGAGCGGTTACTCCGCCTTCACTTGCGTGAAATTATCCGGTCGGGTGTGAGGATTAAGCGTGCAAAAACGATCTCATCGCTGTTAAGCGAGAAAACAGCATCGCCTTTTTACGCTGCGATTTCCGGTTCACCGAAATGGGGAGAGGCTACGTCATGCCTGATTACCGAACAATTTTCGCTGACGGCAGTTGTTCGGCATTGCGCTCATCGTACTGGCTGTGTCCGAAACAAGGCCGGTGAACGCTTTTTATCCGGGTACGTCAGCCGCATGTGGTGTCAAGGTGCATGACCATGGCCTTGTGTTAACTTGCTCAGGCTATGTCAGTATGAATCTGATTAGCTGCCACAGTAGCCAGACGCCCAGCGTAAACTGTATCGTCCGGACAGCCCATGCGGTATAGCGCCAGGAATGACGTTCGCGCTCATCGGCCCCGGCGATAACCGGATCGGCATTCTGTTTTCTTTTTTTCGGCCTGAAATCCA
This genomic interval carries:
- a CDS encoding MFS transporter is translated as MSYRVRVASVYLLGFFIDLVNMFIASVAYPDIGRRFAASVSQLAWISNGYILGLTLVIPMSSWLARRMGAKRLFMLSLAMFIVSTCGVGASASVAQLITWRWLQGIGGGLLIPVGQTMTWALYQSHERARLSSVVMLVALLAPALSPAIGGMLVESLSWRWVFLLSLPLAIVTLVLAGLWLKPVRPQTSSEPLDLVGLVSGCAALTLILLGLTCVGEAGQPGQGSLMLLAGLITLAGYIRNALKKRHPLINLHLAKEPLLHTAMLIYLFIPGVFTGVSMLTMLYLQNQLGLHASFAGALMLPWSLASFAAISLTGKRFNRWGPRPLFIAGSLIQASGIGMLALTGQTADAMLCVLAFAVMGFGGSLCSSTAQSSAFLHIADRELADASALWNINRQLSFCLGVTLVSLLFSLMAKTGMPAEHAFHLCFVIAACSAVIPVLCALRIANHNVVLMLNKEPK
- a CDS encoding class I SAM-dependent methyltransferase; amino-acid sequence: MDNAAFKAVINLYERHAQAFAALRPVSLTERPWLDRFIRYLPAGGHVLDIGCGTGSPVAEYLLGQGFRVTGIDSSPSMIALCRDKFPQASWKVADMRQLDLGKTFDGILAWDSFFHLCQSDQRDMFALFSAHARPGTVLMFNTGPEAGEAFGQFQGETLAHASLSPEEYASLMQDYDFQIVRHSAEDKACNGRTLWLAVKSVPGQPD
- a CDS encoding LysR family transcriptional regulator encodes the protein MINLQRLGMFVAVVEAGSFTGAAQTLGLTKAVVSFNIKQLEEALSVSLLTRSTRRVSPTDSGERFYHRCLQLLQDAESALEEVRSDHAGLSGLLRITTTAEYGVRVIVPALADFAAKHPQLRIQHVSSSKNDDLITGRFDVAIRLGHLADSSHHARLIDQFDILAVAAPRYLNTLAVPSIRNLAQLAAAKWIAHSRLSTPLSWQVTAPDGENVLLNASHSARVMADSAASLLAFALAGAGVAILPAWLVQDEIAKGRLVQVLPDHHFPRQGIYALYPNTRHVPEKVRAFIDFLHARVAAAHSTPLSDAAR
- a CDS encoding DUF4440 domain-containing protein; translated protein: MNPYFQEVLDAHQLIQEWLGNKEAKEEVCETLLARFSPAYSMVTMGGGLLDYPKVNAFFRTQRGARPGLKIGISDMRIMAASDHGATVVYRETQQLPGESPTLRFSTVVFEAKQNGRVIWRHLQETAIPQS